A section of the Xiphias gladius isolate SHS-SW01 ecotype Sanya breed wild chromosome 8, ASM1685928v1, whole genome shotgun sequence genome encodes:
- the zmp:0000001167 gene encoding protein phosphatase 1 regulatory subunit 12A isoform X3 yields MAATDHSRSEAAKQRRHDQLQRWLGSETDRTGSEARETSSGSGMRRTKVRFAQGAVFMAACSAGDREEVAALLRQGADINHANIDGLTALHQACIDENAEMVQFLVESGSDVNRGDNEGWTPLHAAASCGFIQIAKYLIEHGAHVGTVNSEGELPLDVATEDAMERLLKAEIKKQGIDVDNARKEEERIMLQDAMAVLAGGGTLTPHPNTKATALHVAAAKGYIEVLKVLLQCGVDVDSRDTDSWTPLHAAAHWGQEEVCTLLADNMCDMGAINNVGQTPLDVADENLVDTLEELQKKQNALRSEKEKQTPVIETSPQISMVPVRARSKEKICLHEREKHPPPALQSSPAEDEEEEGQTGQSQSHSQVKASSSSSSEEESESESDTESEKAKNREIINNLNNKRNTSLLPTSMSTSTAASQVKKQEPSKPTATEAPGSWRTSLRKAGSSVALGSAGLSDSSQDPSRPPESGLGMTRSASSPRLSSEADPKEPKLARVPPIPTRRLFSIPDSSPDNSNSWLSRSSSYTRRLHSQTGNDLTSSTPYLLHRCVCVSNGFGLVSSSSYGKRLDDPTVTSASTGTSSAGLSRLNSVLAQRLPQEQTEKKDQSAVTTVNSQSTTTGEQETKQRRKSYLTPVRDEEAEAQRKARSRHARQSRRSTQGVTLTDLQEAEKTMKTMKTDNKGREKKEEEEKEKEREAKPKKGEEGEVSWRSRIASLQKSDLLGLTQPAGTPRPQASDRKDVEASSGESEAERWARERRERRQARARRKAQRTGESDDNEPSGEEEFSGSGLDPRTDQYLSSRSDVSCNDFTQGGESETKDFKKLFEEVSRENSLLQSQLQDTQRIVSQTRLDLEKATQRQERFSDCSALLELERKDRRMLERRMAELEEELKVLVDLRADNQRLKDENGALIRVISKLSK; encoded by the exons ATGGCGGCCACTGACCATTCCCGGTCCGAAGCTGCCAAACAGCGTCGGCACGATCAGCTACAGCGATGGCTGGGCTCGGAGACGGATCGGACGGGATCGGAGGCCCGGGAAACTTCGAGCGGTTCCGGCATGCGGCGGACGAAAGTCCGGTTCGCCCAAGGAGCCGTGTTTATGGCCGCCTGCTCCGCCGGAGACCGGGAAGAGGTGGCAGCGCTGCTCCGGCAGGGAGCTGACATCAACCACGCCAACATAGACGGGCTGACAGCGCTTCATCAG GCCTGCATTGATGAAAATGCTGAGATGGTGCAGTTTCTGGTGGAGAGCGGGAGTGATGTCAACAGAGGGGACAACGAGGGCTGGACTCCTCTGCACGCTGCAGCGTCCTGTGGCTTCATCCAGATAGCTAA ataCCTGATAGAGCATGGTGCCCATGTCGGAACGGTGAACAGTGAAGGAGAGCTTCCTCTTGACGTGGCCACAGAAGACGCCATGGAGAGACTTCTCaaagctgaaattaaaaaacaag GAATAGACGTGGACAATGCCcgaaaggaggaagagaggatcATGCTTCAGGACGCCATGGCGGTGCTGGCAGGGGGTGGCACTCTCACACCTCACCCTAACACCAAGGCTACCGCTCTTCATGTCGCTGCTGCCAAAGGCTACATTGAAGTCCTGAA GGTGCTGTTACAGTGCGGGGTGGACGTGGACAGCAGGGACACTGACAGCTGGACACCTCTGCATGCGGCGGCTCACTGGGGGCAAGAAGAGGTGTGCACCCTTCTTGCTGATAACATGTGTGATATGGGTGCCATCAACAACGTG GGCCAAACACCTCTAGATGTTGCAGATGAGAACCTCGTGGACACTCTGGAGGAGCTACAGAAGAAACAGAACGCT TTACGCAgcgagaaagagaaacagactccTGTTATTGAGACCAGCCCGCAAATCTCCATGGTACCAGTTCGTGCACGCAG TAAGGAGAAGATCTGCCTCCACGAGCGAGAGAAGCATCCACCTCCTGCCCTGCAGAGCAGTCCGGctgaggacgaggaggaggaaggccaGACGGGACAGAGCCAGTCTCATAGCCAGGTGAAagcctccagcagctccagctcgGAGGAGGAGAGTGAATCTGAGAGTGACACAGAGTcag agaaagcaaaaaaccGAGAGATCATAAACAACTTGAACAACAAACGCAACACCAGCCTGCTTCCTACCTCCATGTCAACGAGTACTGCTGCAAGCCAAGTGAAAAAG CAGGAACCAAGCAAACCCACAGCCACTGAGGCCCCGGGTTCCTGGAGAACATCCCTGAGGAAGGCAGGCAGCTCGGTGGCTTTGGGCTCAGCTGGACTGTCTGACTCCAGCCAGGACCCCAGCAGACCTCCAGAGTCAGGCCTGGGCATGACCCGCTCTGCCTCCAGCCCCCGCCTCAGCTCCGAGGCTGACCCCAAG GAGCCGAAGCTTGCTCGGGTACCGCCCATTCCAACACGGAGGCTCTTCAGTATTCCAGACAGCAGCCCTGACAACTCCAACAG ttGGCTAAGTCGTAGCTCCTCTTACACCCGGCGCCTTCATAGTCAAACAGGGAATGATCTCACTAGTTCCACCCCCTATTTGCTTCACAG ATGCGTTTGTGTTTCCAATGGGTTTGGTCTCGTTTCTAGCTCATCTTATGGAAAGAGACTGGATGACCCCACCGTGACCTCAGCTAGCACAGGAACAAGCTCTGCTGGACTCAGCCGCCTTAATAGTGTCTTGGCACAGAg ACTTCCTcaggaacagacagaaaagaaggaTCAGTCTGCTGTCACCACCGTCAACTCTCAGAGCACAACCACAGGTGAACAGGAGACCAAGCAAAGGCGCAA ATCCTATTTGACGCCTGTGCGGGATGAAGAagcagaggcacagaggaaGGCTCGCTCCCGACACGCACGGCAGTCCCGCCGCTCCACTCAG gGGGTGACACTAACAGATCTGCAGGAGGCAGAGAAGACCATGAAAACCATGAAGACGGACaacaaagggagagaaaagaaggaggaggaagagaaggagaaagagagagaagcaaagccaaagaagggagaggaaggg GAAGTGAGCTGGAGGTCTCGTATTGCCAGCCTCCAGAAGTCAGACCTGCTGGGCCTCACACAGCCCGCTGGCACTCCTCGGCCTCAGGCTTCTGACAGGAAAG ATGTTGAGGCCAGCTCTGGGGAGAGTGAGGCTGAGCGATGGGCCAGGGAGCGCAGGGAGAGGAGACAAGCTCGGGCCAGACGGAAGGCACAGAGGACCGGGGAG AGTGATGACAATGAACCAAGTGGAGAGGAAGAGTTCTCAGGCAGTGGGCTGGATCCAcgg ACAGACCAATACTTGAGTTCCAG GTCGGATGTATCCTGTAACGACTTTACCCAGGGAGGAGAATCTGAGACCAAGGATTTCAAGAAG ttgttCGAGGAGGTCTCAAGAGAAAACAGCCTGCTCCAGTCTCAGCTGCAGGACACTCAGAGGATTGTCAGTCAGACTAGGTTGGACCTGGAAAAGGCCACACAG AGACAGGAGCGCTTCAGTGACTGCTCAGccctgctggagctggagagaaAG GACCGGAGGATGTTGGAGCGGCGAAtggcagagctggaggaggagctaAAG GTTCTGGTTGACCTGAGAGCAGACAACCAGCGTCTTAAAGATGAAAATGGAGCACTGATCCGTGTCATCAGCAAACTCTCCAAATAG
- the zmp:0000001167 gene encoding protein phosphatase 1 regulatory subunit 12A isoform X4 produces the protein MAATDHSRSEAAKQRRHDQLQRWLGSETDRTGSEARETSSGSGMRRTKVRFAQGAVFMAACSAGDREEVAALLRQGADINHANIDGLTALHQACIDENAEMVQFLVESGSDVNRGDNEGWTPLHAAASCGFIQIAKYLIEHGAHVGTVNSEGELPLDVATEDAMERLLKAEIKKQGIDVDNARKEEERIMLQDAMAVLAGGGTLTPHPNTKATALHVAAAKGYIEVLKVLLQCGVDVDSRDTDSWTPLHAAAHWGQEEVCTLLADNMCDMGAINNVGQTPLDVADENLVDTLEELQKKQNALRSEKEKQTPVIETSPQISMVPVRARRTSISRMSSKEKICLHEREKHPPPALQSSPAEDEEEEGQTGQSQSHSQVKASSSSSSEEESESESDTESEKAKNREIINNLNNKRNTSLLPTSMSTSTAASQVKKQEPSKPTATEAPGSWRTSLRKAGSSVALGSAGLSDSSQDPSRPPESGLGMTRSASSPRLSSEADPKEPKLARVPPIPTRRLFSIPDSSPDNSNSWLSRSSSYTRRLHSQTGNDLTSSTPYLLHSSSYGKRLDDPTVTSASTGTSSAGLSRLNSVLAQRLPQEQTEKKDQSAVTTVNSQSTTTGEQETKQRRKSYLTPVRDEEAEAQRKARSRHARQSRRSTQGVTLTDLQEAEKTMKTMKTDNKGREKKEEEEKEKEREAKPKKGEEGEVSWRSRIASLQKSDLLGLTQPAGTPRPQASDRKDVEASSGESEAERWARERRERRQARARRKAQRTGESDDNEPSGEEEFSGSGLDPRTDQYLSSRSDVSCNDFTQGGESETKDFKKLFEEVSRENSLLQSQLQDTQRIVSQTRLDLEKATQRQERFSDCSALLELERKDRRMLERRMAELEEELKVLVDLRADNQRLKDENGALIRVISKLSK, from the exons ATGGCGGCCACTGACCATTCCCGGTCCGAAGCTGCCAAACAGCGTCGGCACGATCAGCTACAGCGATGGCTGGGCTCGGAGACGGATCGGACGGGATCGGAGGCCCGGGAAACTTCGAGCGGTTCCGGCATGCGGCGGACGAAAGTCCGGTTCGCCCAAGGAGCCGTGTTTATGGCCGCCTGCTCCGCCGGAGACCGGGAAGAGGTGGCAGCGCTGCTCCGGCAGGGAGCTGACATCAACCACGCCAACATAGACGGGCTGACAGCGCTTCATCAG GCCTGCATTGATGAAAATGCTGAGATGGTGCAGTTTCTGGTGGAGAGCGGGAGTGATGTCAACAGAGGGGACAACGAGGGCTGGACTCCTCTGCACGCTGCAGCGTCCTGTGGCTTCATCCAGATAGCTAA ataCCTGATAGAGCATGGTGCCCATGTCGGAACGGTGAACAGTGAAGGAGAGCTTCCTCTTGACGTGGCCACAGAAGACGCCATGGAGAGACTTCTCaaagctgaaattaaaaaacaag GAATAGACGTGGACAATGCCcgaaaggaggaagagaggatcATGCTTCAGGACGCCATGGCGGTGCTGGCAGGGGGTGGCACTCTCACACCTCACCCTAACACCAAGGCTACCGCTCTTCATGTCGCTGCTGCCAAAGGCTACATTGAAGTCCTGAA GGTGCTGTTACAGTGCGGGGTGGACGTGGACAGCAGGGACACTGACAGCTGGACACCTCTGCATGCGGCGGCTCACTGGGGGCAAGAAGAGGTGTGCACCCTTCTTGCTGATAACATGTGTGATATGGGTGCCATCAACAACGTG GGCCAAACACCTCTAGATGTTGCAGATGAGAACCTCGTGGACACTCTGGAGGAGCTACAGAAGAAACAGAACGCT TTACGCAgcgagaaagagaaacagactccTGTTATTGAGACCAGCCCGCAAATCTCCATGGTACCAGTTCGTGCACGCAG GACTTCTATCTCTCGTATGAGCAGTAAGGAGAAGATCTGCCTCCACGAGCGAGAGAAGCATCCACCTCCTGCCCTGCAGAGCAGTCCGGctgaggacgaggaggaggaaggccaGACGGGACAGAGCCAGTCTCATAGCCAGGTGAAagcctccagcagctccagctcgGAGGAGGAGAGTGAATCTGAGAGTGACACAGAGTcag agaaagcaaaaaaccGAGAGATCATAAACAACTTGAACAACAAACGCAACACCAGCCTGCTTCCTACCTCCATGTCAACGAGTACTGCTGCAAGCCAAGTGAAAAAG CAGGAACCAAGCAAACCCACAGCCACTGAGGCCCCGGGTTCCTGGAGAACATCCCTGAGGAAGGCAGGCAGCTCGGTGGCTTTGGGCTCAGCTGGACTGTCTGACTCCAGCCAGGACCCCAGCAGACCTCCAGAGTCAGGCCTGGGCATGACCCGCTCTGCCTCCAGCCCCCGCCTCAGCTCCGAGGCTGACCCCAAG GAGCCGAAGCTTGCTCGGGTACCGCCCATTCCAACACGGAGGCTCTTCAGTATTCCAGACAGCAGCCCTGACAACTCCAACAG ttGGCTAAGTCGTAGCTCCTCTTACACCCGGCGCCTTCATAGTCAAACAGGGAATGATCTCACTAGTTCCACCCCCTATTTGCTTCACAG CTCATCTTATGGAAAGAGACTGGATGACCCCACCGTGACCTCAGCTAGCACAGGAACAAGCTCTGCTGGACTCAGCCGCCTTAATAGTGTCTTGGCACAGAg ACTTCCTcaggaacagacagaaaagaaggaTCAGTCTGCTGTCACCACCGTCAACTCTCAGAGCACAACCACAGGTGAACAGGAGACCAAGCAAAGGCGCAA ATCCTATTTGACGCCTGTGCGGGATGAAGAagcagaggcacagaggaaGGCTCGCTCCCGACACGCACGGCAGTCCCGCCGCTCCACTCAG gGGGTGACACTAACAGATCTGCAGGAGGCAGAGAAGACCATGAAAACCATGAAGACGGACaacaaagggagagaaaagaaggaggaggaagagaaggagaaagagagagaagcaaagccaaagaagggagaggaaggg GAAGTGAGCTGGAGGTCTCGTATTGCCAGCCTCCAGAAGTCAGACCTGCTGGGCCTCACACAGCCCGCTGGCACTCCTCGGCCTCAGGCTTCTGACAGGAAAG ATGTTGAGGCCAGCTCTGGGGAGAGTGAGGCTGAGCGATGGGCCAGGGAGCGCAGGGAGAGGAGACAAGCTCGGGCCAGACGGAAGGCACAGAGGACCGGGGAG AGTGATGACAATGAACCAAGTGGAGAGGAAGAGTTCTCAGGCAGTGGGCTGGATCCAcgg ACAGACCAATACTTGAGTTCCAG GTCGGATGTATCCTGTAACGACTTTACCCAGGGAGGAGAATCTGAGACCAAGGATTTCAAGAAG ttgttCGAGGAGGTCTCAAGAGAAAACAGCCTGCTCCAGTCTCAGCTGCAGGACACTCAGAGGATTGTCAGTCAGACTAGGTTGGACCTGGAAAAGGCCACACAG AGACAGGAGCGCTTCAGTGACTGCTCAGccctgctggagctggagagaaAG GACCGGAGGATGTTGGAGCGGCGAAtggcagagctggaggaggagctaAAG GTTCTGGTTGACCTGAGAGCAGACAACCAGCGTCTTAAAGATGAAAATGGAGCACTGATCCGTGTCATCAGCAAACTCTCCAAATAG
- the zmp:0000001167 gene encoding protein phosphatase 1 regulatory subunit 12A isoform X6, whose translation MAATDHSRSEAAKQRRHDQLQRWLGSETDRTGSEARETSSGSGMRRTKVRFAQGAVFMAACSAGDREEVAALLRQGADINHANIDGLTALHQACIDENAEMVQFLVESGSDVNRGDNEGWTPLHAAASCGFIQIAKYLIEHGAHVGTVNSEGELPLDVATEDAMERLLKAEIKKQGIDVDNARKEEERIMLQDAMAVLAGGGTLTPHPNTKATALHVAAAKGYIEVLKVLLQCGVDVDSRDTDSWTPLHAAAHWGQEEVCTLLADNMCDMGAINNVGQTPLDVADENLVDTLEELQKKQNALRSEKEKQTPVIETSPQISMVPVRARRTSISRMSSKEKICLHEREKHPPPALQSSPAEDEEEEGQTGQSQSHSQVKASSSSSSEEESESESDTESEKAKNREIINNLNNKRNTSLLPTSMSTSTAASQVKKQEPSKPTATEAPGSWRTSLRKAGSSVALGSAGLSDSSQDPSRPPESGLGMTRSASSPRLSSEADPKEPKLARVPPIPTRRLFSIPDSSPDNSNSSSYGKRLDDPTVTSASTGTSSAGLSRLNSVLAQRLPQEQTEKKDQSAVTTVNSQSTTTGEQETKQRRKSYLTPVRDEEAEAQRKARSRHARQSRRSTQGVTLTDLQEAEKTMKTMKTDNKGREKKEEEEKEKEREAKPKKGEEGEVSWRSRIASLQKSDLLGLTQPAGTPRPQASDRKDVEASSGESEAERWARERRERRQARARRKAQRTGESDDNEPSGEEEFSGSGLDPRTDQYLSSRSDVSCNDFTQGGESETKDFKKLFEEVSRENSLLQSQLQDTQRIVSQTRLDLEKATQRQERFSDCSALLELERKDRRMLERRMAELEEELKVLVDLRADNQRLKDENGALIRVISKLSK comes from the exons ATGGCGGCCACTGACCATTCCCGGTCCGAAGCTGCCAAACAGCGTCGGCACGATCAGCTACAGCGATGGCTGGGCTCGGAGACGGATCGGACGGGATCGGAGGCCCGGGAAACTTCGAGCGGTTCCGGCATGCGGCGGACGAAAGTCCGGTTCGCCCAAGGAGCCGTGTTTATGGCCGCCTGCTCCGCCGGAGACCGGGAAGAGGTGGCAGCGCTGCTCCGGCAGGGAGCTGACATCAACCACGCCAACATAGACGGGCTGACAGCGCTTCATCAG GCCTGCATTGATGAAAATGCTGAGATGGTGCAGTTTCTGGTGGAGAGCGGGAGTGATGTCAACAGAGGGGACAACGAGGGCTGGACTCCTCTGCACGCTGCAGCGTCCTGTGGCTTCATCCAGATAGCTAA ataCCTGATAGAGCATGGTGCCCATGTCGGAACGGTGAACAGTGAAGGAGAGCTTCCTCTTGACGTGGCCACAGAAGACGCCATGGAGAGACTTCTCaaagctgaaattaaaaaacaag GAATAGACGTGGACAATGCCcgaaaggaggaagagaggatcATGCTTCAGGACGCCATGGCGGTGCTGGCAGGGGGTGGCACTCTCACACCTCACCCTAACACCAAGGCTACCGCTCTTCATGTCGCTGCTGCCAAAGGCTACATTGAAGTCCTGAA GGTGCTGTTACAGTGCGGGGTGGACGTGGACAGCAGGGACACTGACAGCTGGACACCTCTGCATGCGGCGGCTCACTGGGGGCAAGAAGAGGTGTGCACCCTTCTTGCTGATAACATGTGTGATATGGGTGCCATCAACAACGTG GGCCAAACACCTCTAGATGTTGCAGATGAGAACCTCGTGGACACTCTGGAGGAGCTACAGAAGAAACAGAACGCT TTACGCAgcgagaaagagaaacagactccTGTTATTGAGACCAGCCCGCAAATCTCCATGGTACCAGTTCGTGCACGCAG GACTTCTATCTCTCGTATGAGCAGTAAGGAGAAGATCTGCCTCCACGAGCGAGAGAAGCATCCACCTCCTGCCCTGCAGAGCAGTCCGGctgaggacgaggaggaggaaggccaGACGGGACAGAGCCAGTCTCATAGCCAGGTGAAagcctccagcagctccagctcgGAGGAGGAGAGTGAATCTGAGAGTGACACAGAGTcag agaaagcaaaaaaccGAGAGATCATAAACAACTTGAACAACAAACGCAACACCAGCCTGCTTCCTACCTCCATGTCAACGAGTACTGCTGCAAGCCAAGTGAAAAAG CAGGAACCAAGCAAACCCACAGCCACTGAGGCCCCGGGTTCCTGGAGAACATCCCTGAGGAAGGCAGGCAGCTCGGTGGCTTTGGGCTCAGCTGGACTGTCTGACTCCAGCCAGGACCCCAGCAGACCTCCAGAGTCAGGCCTGGGCATGACCCGCTCTGCCTCCAGCCCCCGCCTCAGCTCCGAGGCTGACCCCAAG GAGCCGAAGCTTGCTCGGGTACCGCCCATTCCAACACGGAGGCTCTTCAGTATTCCAGACAGCAGCCCTGACAACTCCAACAG CTCATCTTATGGAAAGAGACTGGATGACCCCACCGTGACCTCAGCTAGCACAGGAACAAGCTCTGCTGGACTCAGCCGCCTTAATAGTGTCTTGGCACAGAg ACTTCCTcaggaacagacagaaaagaaggaTCAGTCTGCTGTCACCACCGTCAACTCTCAGAGCACAACCACAGGTGAACAGGAGACCAAGCAAAGGCGCAA ATCCTATTTGACGCCTGTGCGGGATGAAGAagcagaggcacagaggaaGGCTCGCTCCCGACACGCACGGCAGTCCCGCCGCTCCACTCAG gGGGTGACACTAACAGATCTGCAGGAGGCAGAGAAGACCATGAAAACCATGAAGACGGACaacaaagggagagaaaagaaggaggaggaagagaaggagaaagagagagaagcaaagccaaagaagggagaggaaggg GAAGTGAGCTGGAGGTCTCGTATTGCCAGCCTCCAGAAGTCAGACCTGCTGGGCCTCACACAGCCCGCTGGCACTCCTCGGCCTCAGGCTTCTGACAGGAAAG ATGTTGAGGCCAGCTCTGGGGAGAGTGAGGCTGAGCGATGGGCCAGGGAGCGCAGGGAGAGGAGACAAGCTCGGGCCAGACGGAAGGCACAGAGGACCGGGGAG AGTGATGACAATGAACCAAGTGGAGAGGAAGAGTTCTCAGGCAGTGGGCTGGATCCAcgg ACAGACCAATACTTGAGTTCCAG GTCGGATGTATCCTGTAACGACTTTACCCAGGGAGGAGAATCTGAGACCAAGGATTTCAAGAAG ttgttCGAGGAGGTCTCAAGAGAAAACAGCCTGCTCCAGTCTCAGCTGCAGGACACTCAGAGGATTGTCAGTCAGACTAGGTTGGACCTGGAAAAGGCCACACAG AGACAGGAGCGCTTCAGTGACTGCTCAGccctgctggagctggagagaaAG GACCGGAGGATGTTGGAGCGGCGAAtggcagagctggaggaggagctaAAG GTTCTGGTTGACCTGAGAGCAGACAACCAGCGTCTTAAAGATGAAAATGGAGCACTGATCCGTGTCATCAGCAAACTCTCCAAATAG